From Amycolatopsis sp. YIM 10, the proteins below share one genomic window:
- a CDS encoding amidase — protein sequence MTELPDLPATELVAAFRAGTVSPVEVTDAVLNRIEAREPELHALYAYDPSSARALAKESEARWQAGEPLGPIDGVPLTLKENIATEGTPVPLGTAASELRPAPEDAPVAARVRESGGVLLAKTTMPDYGMLTSGLSSFHTASRNPWDVSKTPGGSSAGAGSAAAAGYGPLHVGTDIGGSIRLPAGWCGLVGLKPSFGRVPVDPPYIGRVAGPMTRTVADTALLMDVVARPDARDHMSLPPAEIPWHELDFDVRGLRIGLHTEPGAGLSVDPATLAAVTEIARRLEQAGAVIEPVDPFLTRDLLNGLDVFWRIRAWSDISALPAERQAKVLPYIADWARAAAGVDGLTGYRGFSCIDTMNAVTLRATEPYDFVLSPTCPVSAPPAEYASPTNDPEKPFEHIAFTVPYNMSGQPAVSVNCGYTGDGLPIGLQISGRRFDDLGVLRLATVVERVRPEQRPWPV from the coding sequence ATGACCGAGCTGCCCGATCTCCCCGCCACCGAACTCGTCGCGGCCTTCCGCGCGGGCACGGTTTCCCCGGTCGAGGTGACCGACGCGGTGCTCAACCGCATCGAAGCACGCGAGCCGGAACTGCACGCGCTCTACGCCTACGACCCGTCGTCCGCGCGAGCGCTCGCGAAGGAGTCCGAGGCGCGCTGGCAGGCGGGGGAGCCGCTCGGCCCGATCGACGGCGTTCCGTTGACGCTCAAGGAGAACATCGCCACCGAGGGCACGCCGGTGCCGCTGGGCACGGCCGCCTCCGAACTGCGGCCCGCGCCGGAGGACGCCCCGGTCGCGGCGCGCGTCCGCGAATCCGGCGGGGTGCTGCTGGCAAAAACGACCATGCCTGACTACGGGATGCTGACCTCGGGCCTGTCCAGTTTCCACACCGCTTCGCGGAACCCTTGGGACGTCTCGAAAACCCCCGGCGGGTCGAGTGCGGGAGCGGGTTCGGCGGCGGCCGCGGGTTACGGTCCGCTGCACGTCGGCACCGACATCGGCGGCTCGATCCGGTTGCCGGCCGGTTGGTGCGGACTCGTCGGGCTGAAGCCGAGCTTCGGCCGGGTGCCGGTGGATCCGCCCTACATCGGCCGGGTCGCCGGACCGATGACCCGCACGGTCGCCGACACCGCGTTGCTGATGGACGTGGTCGCCCGGCCGGACGCCCGCGACCACATGAGCCTGCCCCCGGCGGAAATCCCGTGGCACGAACTGGACTTCGACGTGCGCGGCCTGCGCATCGGCCTGCACACCGAGCCGGGCGCCGGGCTGTCCGTCGATCCGGCCACGCTCGCCGCGGTCACCGAGATCGCTCGTCGGCTGGAGCAGGCGGGCGCGGTGATCGAGCCGGTGGACCCGTTCCTGACCAGGGACCTGCTCAACGGCCTCGACGTGTTCTGGCGCATCCGCGCCTGGTCCGACATCAGCGCGCTGCCCGCCGAGCGGCAGGCGAAGGTGCTGCCGTACATCGCCGACTGGGCACGCGCGGCGGCCGGCGTCGACGGACTGACCGGGTACCGCGGCTTCTCCTGCATCGACACGATGAACGCGGTGACCCTGCGTGCCACCGAGCCCTACGACTTCGTGCTCTCGCCGACCTGCCCGGTCTCCGCGCCACCGGCGGAGTACGCCTCGCCGACGAACGATCCCGAGAAGCCGTTCGAGCACATCGCGTTCACCGTGCCGTACAACATGTCCGGCCAGCCCGCGGTCTCGGTCAACTGCGGCTATACCGGCGATGGCCTGCCGATCGGGTTGCAGATCTCGGGCCGCCGCTTCGACGATCTCGGTGTGCTGCGCCTGGCTACGGTTGTGGAGCGGGTTCGGCCGGAGCAGCGTCCCTGGCCCGTGTGA
- a CDS encoding MFS transporter → MGKMGADFGRLWSASAATNIGDGVALAAGPLLMASLTGDPRLVAAAAFAQQLPWLLLSLVSGVFVDRLDRRKLIAVVNGFRALVIGGLAVAIQAEVATVWLIYLAFFLVGTAETLADNASNAMIPAVVPEPLLPKANARLIAVHMVANQFAAPPLGAALFALAAAVPFGVNAVMFVVAGLLVLGIKSGQRTGQPPEKRPIRAELAEGVRWLANHRVLRMLAVTICLMNVTLMAAFAILVLYARERLGLGEVGFGVLLTATAVGGLIGTAIAAPLQARFSNSSILRVGLTIETLTHVGLALTQTAWVAAVILVIFGVHGSLWGTIAISWRQKVVPDQLRGRVHSAYMVFSVGGAALGSLISGPIAASFGITAPFWGSAAVMAVVTAAAWRSLKLVTRARDAAPAEPAPQP, encoded by the coding sequence ATGGGGAAAATGGGGGCGGATTTCGGCAGGCTCTGGTCGGCGAGTGCGGCGACCAACATCGGCGACGGGGTGGCGCTGGCCGCCGGTCCCCTGCTGATGGCCTCGTTGACCGGCGATCCCCGGCTGGTCGCGGCCGCCGCCTTCGCCCAGCAACTGCCGTGGCTGCTGCTTTCCCTGGTCAGCGGTGTTTTTGTGGACCGCCTGGACCGGCGGAAGCTGATCGCCGTGGTGAACGGGTTCCGCGCGCTGGTGATCGGCGGGCTGGCCGTGGCCATCCAGGCCGAGGTGGCCACGGTCTGGCTGATCTACCTGGCCTTCTTCCTGGTCGGCACCGCGGAAACGCTGGCCGACAACGCCTCCAACGCGATGATCCCGGCCGTGGTGCCGGAACCGCTGCTGCCCAAGGCGAACGCCCGGCTGATCGCGGTGCACATGGTGGCCAACCAGTTCGCCGCGCCCCCGCTGGGCGCCGCGTTGTTCGCGCTGGCCGCGGCGGTGCCGTTCGGCGTGAACGCGGTGATGTTCGTGGTGGCCGGGCTGCTGGTGCTCGGCATCAAGAGCGGGCAGCGCACCGGCCAGCCGCCGGAGAAGCGCCCGATCCGGGCCGAACTCGCCGAAGGTGTGCGCTGGCTGGCGAACCACCGCGTGCTGCGCATGCTCGCGGTGACCATCTGCCTGATGAACGTGACGCTGATGGCCGCGTTCGCGATCCTGGTGCTCTACGCGCGCGAACGGCTCGGCCTCGGCGAAGTCGGCTTCGGCGTGCTGCTCACCGCGACCGCCGTCGGCGGCCTGATCGGTACCGCGATCGCCGCCCCGTTGCAGGCGCGCTTCTCGAACTCGTCGATCCTGCGGGTCGGCCTGACCATCGAGACGCTGACCCACGTCGGGCTCGCGCTGACGCAGACGGCCTGGGTGGCCGCGGTGATTCTGGTGATCTTCGGGGTGCACGGCTCGCTCTGGGGCACCATCGCGATCTCCTGGCGCCAGAAGGTGGTCCCGGACCAGCTGCGTGGCCGGGTGCACAGCGCCTACATGGTGTTCTCCGTCGGTGGCGCGGCGCTGGGCAGCCTGATCAGCGGGCCGATCGCGGCCTCGTTCGGCATCACCGCGCCGTTCTGGGGTTCGGCGGCGGTGATGGCCGTGGTGACCGCGGCGGCCTGGCGTTCGCTGAAACTGGTCACACGGGCCAGGGACGCTGCTCCGGCCGAACCCGCTCCACAACCGTAG
- a CDS encoding aminotransferase class I/II-fold pyridoxal phosphate-dependent enzyme, with the protein MADNQGEDGPSPLGSTLTDLTALRAEHERLCAQGLKLDLTRGKPSPDQLDLSTELLDLPGAAGFRAADGTDTRNYGGLQGLPELREIWSEVLGIPAAQLVTGGNSSLALMHDTVVAALLNGTTDGPAWAGQSIKFLCPVPGYDRHFAICERFGIEMIPVPLGEHGPDLAEVRRLVAEDAQIKGMWCVPKYSNPTGTSYSDEVVAGLAAMPAAAPDFRLFWDNAYAVHHLTDTEVEIADVLKLAAEAGHPDRPFVFASTSKITLAGSGVSFFGGSEANVKWLLAHLSKRTIGPDKINELRHARFLPDAKSVAEHMRRHRHIVQPKFDLVLSILEAELGDTDGVSWTKPEGGYFISLDVPDGTAKRVVELAGQAGVKLTPAGATFPLGDDPRDRNIRLAPTFPKIEEVEAATRGLAVCVRLAVGERQA; encoded by the coding sequence ATGGCCGACAATCAGGGCGAAGACGGCCCCTCCCCGTTAGGAAGCACCTTGACCGATCTCACCGCGTTGCGGGCAGAGCACGAGCGGCTGTGCGCCCAAGGACTGAAGCTCGACCTCACCCGTGGCAAGCCCTCGCCCGACCAGCTGGATCTGTCCACCGAGCTGCTCGACCTCCCCGGCGCCGCCGGGTTCAGGGCGGCCGACGGGACGGACACGCGCAACTACGGCGGTCTCCAGGGCCTGCCCGAGCTGCGTGAGATCTGGAGCGAGGTGCTCGGCATCCCCGCCGCGCAGTTGGTCACCGGCGGCAACTCCAGCCTCGCGCTGATGCACGACACCGTGGTCGCCGCGCTGTTGAACGGGACCACCGACGGTCCGGCGTGGGCCGGGCAGTCGATCAAGTTCCTCTGCCCGGTGCCCGGCTACGACCGGCACTTCGCCATCTGCGAGCGGTTCGGCATCGAGATGATCCCGGTGCCGCTCGGCGAGCACGGCCCCGACCTGGCCGAGGTCCGGCGCCTGGTCGCCGAGGACGCGCAGATCAAGGGCATGTGGTGCGTGCCCAAGTACAGCAACCCGACCGGCACCTCCTACTCCGACGAAGTGGTCGCCGGGTTGGCCGCGATGCCGGCCGCCGCGCCCGACTTCCGGCTGTTCTGGGACAACGCCTACGCGGTGCACCACCTGACCGACACCGAGGTGGAGATCGCCGACGTGCTCAAGCTCGCGGCCGAGGCGGGCCACCCGGATCGCCCGTTCGTGTTCGCGTCGACCTCGAAGATCACCCTCGCCGGGAGCGGGGTGTCGTTCTTCGGCGGCTCCGAGGCGAACGTGAAGTGGCTGCTCGCGCACCTGAGCAAGCGCACCATCGGCCCGGACAAGATCAACGAGCTGCGCCACGCGCGCTTCCTGCCGGACGCCAAGAGCGTGGCCGAGCACATGCGCCGCCACCGCCACATCGTGCAGCCGAAGTTCGACCTGGTGCTCTCCATTCTCGAAGCCGAACTGGGCGACACGGACGGCGTGAGCTGGACCAAGCCCGAGGGCGGCTACTTCATCAGCCTCGACGTGCCGGACGGCACCGCCAAGCGCGTGGTCGAACTGGCCGGGCAGGCGGGCGTCAAGCTCACCCCGGCGGGCGCGACCTTCCCGCTCGGTGACGACCCGCGTGACCGCAACATCCGCCTCGCGCCGACCTTCCCGAAGATCGAAGAGGTCGAGGCGGCCACGCGCGGGCTCGCGGTCTGCGTGCGTCTCGCGGTCGGCGAACGCCAGGCTTAA
- a CDS encoding DUF4276 family protein produces MPDRLHLLVEGQTEEEVVRLVLSPYLAARGWIVTSSIVRTKQSADARRGGVTSWAKIERDIRMLLGSTKLRVLTTLFDYYGFPADAPGMADRPTGSAADRVRHVERALVAAVGDHRFLPHLILHETETWVFAAGTELAELRWTPELADGLKHDIAAAGGAELINDSPDTAPSKRLIAYCDGYAKVVEGPLAIEDLGIEGLKRQCPHFAGWLTRLEALG; encoded by the coding sequence ATGCCTGACCGGTTGCACCTGCTGGTCGAAGGACAGACCGAGGAAGAAGTCGTCCGGCTCGTGCTCAGCCCGTACCTCGCCGCCCGTGGCTGGATCGTCACCTCCTCGATCGTGCGGACCAAGCAGTCCGCGGACGCCCGCCGCGGGGGTGTGACCAGCTGGGCCAAGATCGAACGCGACATCCGGATGCTGCTCGGCAGCACCAAGCTGCGCGTGCTGACGACCCTGTTCGACTACTACGGCTTTCCGGCCGACGCGCCCGGCATGGCGGACCGGCCCACCGGTTCGGCCGCCGATCGGGTACGCCACGTCGAGCGGGCTCTGGTGGCCGCGGTCGGCGATCACCGGTTCCTCCCGCACCTGATCCTCCACGAGACCGAGACGTGGGTGTTCGCCGCCGGGACCGAATTGGCCGAACTGCGCTGGACGCCCGAACTGGCCGACGGGCTCAAGCACGACATAGCAGCCGCGGGCGGAGCCGAACTCATCAACGACTCCCCCGACACCGCGCCATCGAAGCGGCTCATCGCGTATTGCGACGGCTACGCCAAGGTGGTCGAAGGGCCATTGGCCATCGAGGACCTCGGCATCGAAGGGCTCAAACGGCAGTGCCCGCATTTCGCGGGCTGGCTGACGCGGCTCGAAGCGCTGGGCTGA
- a CDS encoding AAA family ATPase produces the protein MLPAADDELIFGIEQVAGALSPEQPYKGGHRESYLHDEPILELLRHCRVFHFQDTSRDAPVKQRVPTADNLSLRDDAGNLAAVLLSLQSSEDAQESAAYQRIVRTIRLIAPFFDDFVLVPESSDRVLLRWRQQGSDAVFSANQMSDGTLRFVCLVTLLQQPKLPAVVVLDEPELGLHPSAIVLLADLIKQASARSQVLLATQSVTLMNQFSVQDLIVVERDEQLGGSVFTRPDPERLRDWLDEYSLGELWEKHVIGGQPGTRGSITDA, from the coding sequence CTGCTCCCTGCGGCCGACGATGAACTCATCTTCGGCATCGAGCAGGTCGCGGGCGCGCTTTCGCCCGAACAGCCATACAAGGGTGGCCATCGCGAGTCGTACCTGCACGACGAGCCGATCCTCGAACTGCTCCGCCACTGCCGGGTGTTCCACTTCCAGGACACGAGCCGCGACGCACCGGTCAAGCAGCGAGTACCGACGGCCGACAACCTTTCCCTGCGCGACGATGCCGGGAACCTGGCGGCGGTACTGCTGAGCCTTCAGTCCAGTGAGGACGCTCAGGAAAGCGCTGCCTACCAGCGCATCGTTCGCACCATTCGGTTGATCGCACCGTTCTTCGACGACTTCGTGCTGGTTCCGGAGAGCAGCGATCGGGTGCTCCTGCGCTGGCGGCAGCAAGGCTCCGACGCGGTGTTCTCCGCCAATCAGATGTCCGACGGCACCTTGCGGTTCGTCTGCCTGGTGACGCTGCTCCAGCAGCCGAAGCTGCCCGCGGTGGTGGTGCTCGACGAGCCGGAACTGGGACTGCACCCGTCGGCCATCGTGTTGCTGGCGGACCTGATCAAGCAGGCTTCCGCGCGCAGCCAGGTCCTGCTCGCCACCCAGTCGGTCACCTTGATGAACCAGTTCAGCGTGCAGGACCTGATCGTGGTCGAACGCGACGAGCAACTGGGCGGGTCGGTCTTCACCCGGCCCGACCCGGAGCGGCTGCGGGACTGGCTGGACGAGTATTCGCTGGGTGAGCTGTGGGAGAAGCACGTGATCGGCGGTCAGCCGGGGACGCGGGGCAGCATCACCGATGCCTGA
- a CDS encoding CoA ester lyase, with amino-acid sequence MRPRRSVLYMPGANERALEKAKTLPADALILDLEDAVAPDAKEAARERVCAAAGSYGSREVTIRVNGLDTEWHDADLRAAAQAGPAAVVVPKVNSAAEVHNIERALELGGAPEHTKIWAMLETPVALLHAAEIAAASDRLTVLVMGTNDLQKELHAEFVPGRAPLLGGLSLALLAARATGKVILDGVYNDVKDVEGFEAECVQGRQFGFDGKTLIHPAQLEPCNRIFAPSDAEIASARKITAAFEEARAAGKGVVTVDGRMIENLHVENARRILDLAEAIGKAE; translated from the coding sequence TTGAGACCACGCAGGTCCGTGCTCTACATGCCCGGTGCGAACGAGCGCGCGCTGGAGAAGGCGAAGACGCTGCCCGCGGACGCGCTCATCCTCGACCTCGAGGACGCCGTCGCCCCGGACGCCAAGGAGGCGGCGCGGGAACGGGTGTGCGCCGCCGCCGGTTCCTACGGTTCGCGCGAGGTGACGATCCGGGTCAACGGCCTGGACACCGAATGGCACGACGCCGATCTCCGCGCCGCCGCGCAGGCCGGTCCGGCCGCGGTGGTGGTGCCGAAGGTGAACTCGGCGGCCGAGGTGCACAACATCGAGCGGGCGCTGGAACTGGGTGGTGCCCCGGAGCACACGAAGATCTGGGCGATGCTGGAAACCCCGGTCGCCCTGCTGCACGCGGCGGAGATCGCGGCGGCGTCGGACCGGCTGACCGTGCTGGTGATGGGCACGAACGACCTGCAGAAGGAGTTGCACGCGGAGTTCGTGCCGGGCCGGGCGCCCCTGCTCGGCGGGCTGTCGCTGGCCCTGCTCGCCGCGCGGGCCACCGGCAAGGTGATCCTGGACGGCGTCTACAACGACGTGAAGGACGTCGAAGGCTTCGAAGCGGAATGCGTACAAGGCCGCCAGTTCGGCTTCGACGGCAAAACCCTGATCCACCCGGCGCAGCTGGAGCCGTGCAACCGGATCTTCGCCCCTTCGGACGCGGAGATCGCGTCGGCGCGGAAGATCACCGCCGCCTTCGAAGAGGCACGGGCCGCGGGCAAGGGCGTGGTCACGGTGGACGGGCGGATGATCGAAAACCTGCACGTGGAGAACGCCCGCCGAATCCTGGACCTGGCCGAAGCCATCGGCAAGGCGGAGTAG
- a CDS encoding CoA ester lyase produces the protein MRSPKDFFAPLAVGAPEPVRQIPALPSRMIHFFDPSNEKMAAKAPEIAKKVDVLLGNLEDAVKADRKEAARTGLVEIAKANDFGSTQLWTRVNSLDSPWVLDDLITLVTEIGDKLDVIMVPKVEGAQDIHYVDRLLAQLEARAGLTEPLLVHAILETASGVANVEEIAGASPRMQGISLGPADLAASRRMKTTRVGGGHPGYLVRTDPVGEDLTAGRTTYQQDLWHYTVARMVDACAMHGILPYYGPFGDIRDVVGCEDQFRNAFLLGCVGAWSLHPAQIDIAKRVFSPSPEDVAWARRVIAEMGDGTGAVMIDGKMQDDASVKQCRVVAELADALAASDPELAEAYDKATQEAVS, from the coding sequence ATGCGCTCGCCGAAGGACTTCTTCGCACCCCTCGCCGTGGGGGCGCCGGAGCCGGTCCGGCAGATCCCCGCGCTGCCGTCGCGCATGATCCACTTCTTCGATCCGAGCAACGAGAAGATGGCCGCGAAGGCGCCGGAGATCGCCAAGAAGGTCGACGTGCTGCTGGGCAATCTCGAGGACGCGGTGAAGGCCGACCGCAAGGAGGCCGCGCGCACCGGGCTGGTGGAGATCGCCAAGGCCAACGACTTCGGCTCCACGCAGCTGTGGACCAGGGTGAACAGCCTCGATTCGCCGTGGGTGCTGGACGACCTGATCACCCTGGTCACCGAGATCGGCGACAAGCTCGACGTGATCATGGTGCCGAAGGTGGAGGGTGCCCAGGACATCCACTACGTCGACCGGCTGCTGGCGCAGTTGGAGGCGCGGGCCGGGCTGACCGAGCCGCTGCTGGTGCACGCGATCCTGGAGACCGCCTCCGGGGTGGCCAACGTCGAGGAGATCGCCGGGGCCAGCCCGCGCATGCAGGGCATCTCGCTCGGACCGGCCGATCTGGCCGCGAGCCGCCGGATGAAGACCACCCGGGTGGGGGGCGGACATCCGGGTTACCTCGTGCGGACCGACCCGGTCGGCGAGGACCTCACCGCCGGGCGCACGACGTATCAGCAGGACCTCTGGCACTACACGGTCGCGCGCATGGTCGACGCGTGCGCGATGCACGGGATCCTGCCGTACTACGGGCCGTTCGGGGACATTCGCGACGTGGTCGGCTGCGAGGACCAGTTCCGCAACGCGTTCCTGCTCGGGTGTGTCGGCGCGTGGAGCCTGCACCCGGCGCAGATCGACATCGCGAAGCGGGTGTTCTCGCCGTCGCCGGAGGACGTGGCGTGGGCGCGCCGGGTGATCGCCGAGATGGGTGACGGCACCGGCGCGGTGATGATCGACGGGAAGATGCAGGACGACGCCTCGGTGAAGCAGTGCCGGGTGGTGGCGGAACTGGCCGACGCGCTGGCCGCTTCCGACCCGGAACTGGCCGAGGCCTACGACAAGGCCACCCAGGAGGCTGTCTCTTGA
- a CDS encoding serine/threonine-protein kinase has product MPGTAAVYVTSKEGTKEAGVSEPGLTELETLGDGNFGRVVLARQDSTGAQVAVKYLFDWFPLDEFRVEAAAWQQLTSPYVVRLHEFIESSRALVMEAVPGVSLHRLLHDNGALPPEAALAVFKNTLLGLADAHAAELVHRDLKSANVLVAEDGQTKLVDFGTAALAGESGTQAADIYAATCVFFECLTGHPPYEADDPDALRHLHRYAPIPFGEAPEPLWGLLNWGMAKDPAYRPASAEQFADALEAVATETYGKKWERKGRAVLAADPASEAPAGGLLLKSGAVVLGLAVIAAGVVFVVTAEEEPPPAAPPQALQQVLTVAVEPVSEREGTFAIEGDIVQVNGYQDLLAGSRVNQALRRPFDDHREKLRTDKKAGTSKPQIVLQTDELLSVRYDNASGGGEQPYTRTVTIALDDGKPLGVRELLTPDALTDNGINQMSQRLDLGRRCENKKLTVDELVLALAPDGVLFVLACKPETVLLPYARMTDLLAPEVLKLLPDQRSVPPAPTTTTPPPKDEAFRFGGLNLRLPTRFSQQNQGLEKVVVDGAGCADPKRYYNCKYFLVTDNTQASEEQPKYEPGRPYRRSANGRACNAVGRKDLKQEGAAALVDSATVKVGDQDATYEKWTVQCVKPGTAESEAELTQRIWFVPSKNVVIEDEWGVAELEDALAKAVWR; this is encoded by the coding sequence TTGCCGGGAACCGCTGCGGTGTACGTCACCTCCAAGGAGGGGACAAAGGAGGCCGGGGTGAGCGAGCCGGGGTTAACGGAGCTGGAGACCCTCGGCGACGGCAACTTCGGCCGGGTGGTGCTCGCCCGCCAGGACAGCACCGGCGCGCAGGTCGCCGTCAAGTACCTCTTCGACTGGTTCCCGCTCGACGAGTTCCGCGTCGAAGCCGCCGCCTGGCAGCAGCTGACCAGCCCGTATGTGGTCCGCCTCCACGAGTTCATCGAGTCCTCGCGCGCGCTGGTGATGGAGGCGGTGCCCGGCGTCTCCCTGCACCGCCTGCTGCACGACAACGGCGCGCTGCCGCCGGAAGCCGCGCTCGCGGTGTTCAAGAACACGCTGCTCGGCCTCGCCGACGCGCACGCCGCCGAGCTGGTCCACCGCGACCTCAAGTCCGCGAACGTGCTGGTCGCCGAGGACGGCCAGACCAAGCTGGTCGACTTCGGCACCGCCGCGCTGGCCGGGGAGTCCGGCACCCAAGCAGCCGACATCTACGCCGCGACATGCGTGTTCTTCGAATGCCTCACCGGGCACCCGCCGTACGAGGCGGACGATCCGGACGCGCTGCGCCACCTGCACCGCTACGCGCCCATCCCGTTCGGCGAGGCACCGGAACCGCTGTGGGGACTGCTCAACTGGGGCATGGCGAAGGACCCGGCGTACCGCCCGGCCAGCGCCGAGCAGTTCGCCGACGCGCTGGAAGCCGTGGCAACCGAGACCTACGGCAAGAAGTGGGAGCGCAAGGGCCGGGCGGTCCTGGCGGCCGACCCCGCTTCCGAAGCACCCGCGGGCGGCCTGTTGCTGAAGAGCGGCGCGGTCGTGCTCGGCCTCGCGGTGATCGCGGCCGGGGTGGTGTTCGTGGTGACCGCGGAAGAGGAGCCGCCGCCCGCCGCGCCGCCGCAGGCGTTGCAGCAGGTGCTGACCGTCGCGGTGGAACCGGTGTCCGAGCGCGAAGGCACCTTCGCCATCGAAGGCGACATCGTCCAGGTGAACGGCTACCAGGACCTCCTGGCCGGCTCGCGGGTCAACCAGGCGTTGCGCCGGCCGTTCGACGACCACCGCGAGAAGTTGCGCACGGACAAAAAGGCCGGGACCTCGAAACCGCAGATCGTGCTGCAGACCGACGAGCTGCTGTCGGTGCGCTACGACAACGCGTCCGGCGGCGGCGAGCAGCCCTACACCCGGACCGTCACCATCGCGCTCGACGACGGCAAGCCCTTGGGCGTGCGCGAACTGCTGACGCCGGACGCGCTGACCGACAACGGCATCAACCAGATGTCCCAGCGGCTCGATCTCGGACGCCGTTGTGAAAACAAGAAGCTGACCGTCGACGAGCTGGTGCTCGCGCTCGCGCCGGACGGTGTGCTCTTCGTGCTCGCCTGCAAACCCGAAACCGTGCTGCTCCCGTACGCGCGGATGACCGACCTGCTCGCCCCGGAGGTTCTCAAACTGCTCCCCGACCAGCGTTCGGTGCCACCCGCGCCGACCACGACGACCCCGCCGCCGAAGGACGAGGCGTTCCGCTTCGGCGGGCTGAACCTCCGCCTGCCCACCCGCTTCTCCCAGCAGAACCAGGGACTGGAGAAAGTCGTGGTGGACGGTGCCGGCTGCGCGGATCCCAAGCGCTACTACAACTGCAAGTACTTCCTGGTCACCGACAACACCCAGGCCAGCGAGGAACAGCCCAAGTACGAACCGGGCCGGCCCTACCGCCGCAGCGCGAACGGCCGCGCGTGCAACGCCGTCGGCCGCAAGGACCTCAAGCAGGAGGGCGCGGCCGCACTGGTCGACAGCGCCACGGTGAAGGTCGGCGACCAGGACGCGACCTACGAGAAGTGGACCGTGCAGTGCGTCAAGCCGGGCACCGCCGAAAGTGAGGCCGAGTTGACGCAGCGCATCTGGTTCGTGCCGTCGAAGAACGTGGTCATCGAGGACGAGTGGGGCGTGGCCGAGCTGGAGGACGCGCTGGCGAAGGCGGTCTGGCGGTGA